Proteins encoded by one window of Salvia splendens isolate huo1 chromosome 5, SspV2, whole genome shotgun sequence:
- the LOC121805577 gene encoding histone deacetylase 6-like, whose protein sequence is MDSGGGASLPSTCPYARKRRVSYFYQPTIGDYYYGQGHPMKPHRIRMAHNLIVHYSLHRRMEISLPFPAASLDILRFHSPDYVDFLSSVSPQTLLDHTHSRHLKRFNVGEDCPVFDGLFSFCQASAGGSIGAAVKLNRKDADIAINWAGGLHHAKKSEASGFCYVNDIVLGILELLKVHRRVLYVDIDIHHGDGVEEAFYVTDRVMTVSFHKFGDFFPGTGHIKDVGVASGKYYAINVPLNDGINDDNFLSLFRPIMRKVMEVYQPDAVVLQCGADSLSGDRLGCFNLSVKGHADCLRFLRSFNVPLMVLGGGGYTIRNVARCWCYETAVAVDVEPDNKLPYNEYYEYFGADYTLHVEPSNMDNLNTERDLEKIRNMLLDQLSKLQHAPSTQFQTMPPTTEVPEEREEDMEVRPKPRIWNGEQDYESDEDEIDKPAT, encoded by the exons ATGGATTCCGGCGGAGGCGCTTCGTTGCCATCTACGTGCCCCTACGCGCGGAAGCGGCGCGTGTCCTACTTCTACCAGCCAACAATCGGCGACTACTACTACGGCCAGGGCCATCCGATGAAGCCCCACCGCATCCGCATGGCGCACAATCTCATCGTCCACTACTCCCTCCACCGCCGCATGGAGATCAGCCTCCCCTTCCCCGCCGCCTCCCTAGACATCCTGCGCTTCCACTCCCCCGACTACGTCGACTTTCTCTCCTCAGTTTCGCCCCAAACTCTCCTGGATCACACGCACTCGCGTCATCTCAAGCGCTTCAATGTCGGCGAGGACTGCCCCGTCTTCGACGGCTTGTTTAGCTTCTGCCAGGCCTCCGCCGGCGGCTCCATCGGCGCCGCCGTTAAGCTCAACAGGAAAGATGCCGATATCGCAATTAATTGGGCTGGGGGTTTGCACCATGCGAAGAAGAGCGAGGCTTCGGGGTTTTGCTATGTTAATGACATTGTTTTGGGGATTCTCGAGCTTCTCAAAGTTCATAGG CGTGTACTTTACGTAGACATTGATATTCACCACGGAGACGGGGTTGAGGAAGCCTTTTATGTTACCGACCGTGTTATGACAGTGTCATTCCATAAATTTGGTGACTTTTTTCCTGGAACTGGGCATATTAAAGATGTTGGAGTGGCCTCTGGAAAGTACTATGCTATTAATGTCCCACTGAATGATGGAATAAACGATGACAACTTCCTCAGCTTATTCCGCCCAATCATGCGGAAAGTGATGGAGGTCTACCAGCCGGATGCGGTTGTGCTACAATGTGGGGCTGATTCATTGTCTGGTGATCGGTTAGGTTGTTTTAATTTGTCTGTGAAAGGCCATGCTGACTGCCTTCGGTTTTTAAGGTCGTTCAATGTTCCTCTTATGGTTTTGGGTGGGGGAGGGTATACAATCAGAAATGTTGCCCGGTGCTGGTGCTATGAG ACTGCTGTGGCTGTAGATGTGGAGCCAGATAATAAGTTGCCGTACAATGAATATTATGAATACTTTGGCGCGGATTATACACTTCATGTAGAACCAAGTAATATGGATAATTTGAATACAGAGAGGGATTTAGAGAAAATCAG AAACATGCTACTCGATCAACTTTCTAAACTGCAGCATGCACCAAGCACCCAATTTCAAACAATGCCTCCAACCACAGAAGTTCCAGAAGAG AGAGAAGAAGACATGGAAGTGAGACCCAAACCCCGAATATGGAATGGTGAGCAGGATTATGAGTCTGATGAGGATGAGATTGACAAGCCTGCAACGTGA